A single region of the Salvia miltiorrhiza cultivar Shanhuang (shh) chromosome 8, IMPLAD_Smil_shh, whole genome shotgun sequence genome encodes:
- the LOC130998443 gene encoding uncharacterized protein LOC130998443, whose product MNHHTMRSVGDDDVDDDEYVPSTDSDGDDEKEEEAEERESARVDYGTFAEHIAWIRREGGIGELMAMIMQTNPRGLSEDLGPEASQELRNWLVPVIPEDFTENLFAGRLADIPNPDELTEGSIFESKELLKLAVGLWHLEHRAEFIIPRSDLDMITFKCKYRNRCPFQLRATQQGSFWFHAHTCIGDMVNTGVQKFHARVIAAHIAKKMREDGEIVKPRTIMADLHREYGVKISYSVTIRARNGAVEMIYGGHKESYSLLPAYLHMLRTCNPGSLTDLEIDASGRFKHLFVALGSCRLAYTMCLRPVIVVYGTHLKGRNKGILIVAVTKDGNEQVFPLTFGVGPIENDESWMWFLSRVKSAYGENSEMLIVSDAHVSIPNAVKAVYPEVAHGLCYYHLLNKLTRFGKAAVALYQKAAYAYREREFDAAMASLKALKEEGGAYSKLMQVGPEKWSRCKCPVPRYSFLTSNIAESFNSRLLWARRLPICSMVEAIRHIIEKWFDERHEAAKSFSADVTPEAPSKLTVELERSRRYEVVPISRTAFKVKSSNKTFKVNLETHSCTCVEWDTNGLPCSHAVAAIRHTGDDISKHVGDYYQAAKLREAYSYRVNSAPPLASWTIPANLQGIAIDPPKIGKQAGRPKSTRHRAPTERTTSRRRNESENTASGSSSRGPLTCSLCGSESHTIDICPYLIPRD is encoded by the exons ATGAATCATCACACTATGAGATCTGTTGGGGATGATGacgttgatgatgatgagtacgTCCCATCAACAGATTCTGATGGGGATGatgaaaaggaagaagaagcagaGGAGCGGGAGTCAGCTCGAGTGGATTATGGAACATTTGCAGAGCATATTGCGTGGATACGCCGTGAGGGTGGAATTGGCGAGCTTATGGCGATGATAATGCAAACAAACCCACGAGGTCTGTCTGAAGATTTAGGTCCAGAAGCATCGCAGGAGTTGAGGAATTGGTTAGTTCCGGTTATTCCAGAAGATTTTACAGAGAATCTTTTTGCTGGTAGACTTGCTGACATACCAAATCCCGACGAACTAACTGAAGGTTCGATATTCGAAAGCAAAGAACTTCTGAAGCTAGCTGTTGGCTTGTGGCATTTGGAACATCGAGCAGAATTCATCATTCCTCGTTCCGACCTGGATATGATTACTTTCAAATGTAAATATCGGAATCGGTGTCCATTTCAGTTACGAGCCACTCAGCAGGGATCTTTTTGGTTCCATGCGCATACTTGCATTGGGGACATGGTAAACACTGGTGTGCAAAAGTTCCATGCTCGAGTCATCGCAGCACATATTGCAAAGAAAATGCGTGAGGATGGTGAAATCGTGAAGCCGAGGACTATTATGGCCGACCTACATCGGGAATATGGTGTGAAAATCAGTTACAGTGTGACAATTCGAGCAAGAAATGGTGCCGTTGAGATGATATATGGGGGGCACAAAGAATCGTATTCATTGCTCCCTGCCTACTTACACATGTTAAGGACGTGCAATCCAGGATCGTTGACAGACTTGGAAATTGATGCTAGTGGTCGGTTCAAGCACCTTTTTGTGGCACTAGGTTCATGTAGACTGGCATATACTATGTGCCTAAGGCCAGTAATTGTGGTATatggcacacacttgaagggaCGTAACAAAGGTATATTGATTGTTGCAGTGACGAAGGATGGCAACGAACAAGTCTTTCCCTTGACATTCGGTGTTGGGCCTATAGAGAATGATGAATCATGGATGTGGTTTTTGTCTCGAGTGAAGTCAGCTTATGGTGAGAATTCAGAAATGTTGATTGTTTCTGATGCACATGTTAGTATACCGAATGCTGTGAAAGCTGTATATCCGGAGGTTGCACATGGTTTGTGTTACTACCATCTGTTGAACAAACTCACTCGATTTGGCAAGGCAGCAGTTGCACTATATCAGAAAGCAGCTTATGCATATAGAGAAAGAGAGTTTGATGCTGCGATGGCAAGTTTAAAAGCTCTTAAGGAAGAAGGTGGAGCTTATAGCAAATTGATGCAGGTTGGCCCGGAGAAATGGTCAAGATGTAAGTGTCCTGTTCCACGATATAGTTTCTTAACATCAAATATTGCTGAATCGTTCAATTCTCGTTTATTGTGGGCAAGAAGGTTGCCCATATGTTCCATGGTTGAGGCAATCCGTCATATCATAGAAAAGTGGTTCGATGAAAGACATGAAGCCGCCAAATCATTTTCTGCTGATGTGACACCAGAAGCTCCAAGCAAGCTAACTGTTGAATTGGAAAGATCAAGGAGATATGAGGTCGTTCCCATATCACGTACTGCTTTCAAGGTTAAGAGTTCTAACAAGACTTTTAAAGTGAACCTTGAAACGCATTCATGCACGTGTGTGGAGTGGGATACGAACGGGCTACCATGCTCGCATGCAGTTGCAGCCATAAG ACATACAGGTGATGATATATCTAAGCATGTGGGGGATTATTACCAGGCTGCAAAATTGCGCGAGGCATACTCGTATCGAGTTAATTCAGCGCCCCCACTAGCTTCCTGGACGATTCCTGCAAACCTTCAAGGTATTGCCATTGATCCGCCTAAAATCGGTAAACAAGCTGGACGTCCAAAGAGCACGCGCCATCGGGCACCAACTGAAAGAACTACATCAAGACGAAGAAATGAATCAGAGAATACTGCTTCAGGTAGCAGTAGCCGTGGCCCTCTAACATGTAGCTTGTGTGGATCTGAATCGCACACTATTGACATATGTCCTTATTTGATTCCCCGTGACTGA
- the LOC130998442 gene encoding mitochondrial import receptor subunit TOM9-2-like, which yields MASKRPSKSSDDGILSRISDHSIVRKGKSAGKAAWILGTTVIILGIPLGIPLIIKMDREAQLNEAELQQASLLGGAAPGFMPPPQ from the exons ATGGCCTCCAAACGCCCATCTAAGAGCAGCGACGATGGAATCTTATCGCGAATCTCCGATCACTCCATCGTGCGGAAGGGGAAGAGCGCCGGCAAGGCCGCTTGGATCCTCGGCACCACCGTCATCATCCTAGGGATCccgctaggg ATCCCGCTCATCATCAAGATGGATCGCGAGGCGCAGCTCAATGAGGCCGAGCTACAGCAGGCCTCTCTCCTCGGCGGTGCCGCCCCTGGCTTCATGCCGCCGCCACAGTGA